Proteins encoded in a region of the Euleptes europaea isolate rEulEur1 chromosome 3, rEulEur1.hap1, whole genome shotgun sequence genome:
- the SDHAF1 gene encoding succinate dehydrogenase assembly factor 1, mitochondrial yields MARHSKLQLQVLSLYRNFLRAAKDKPGFLPRIRAEFRKHGQIPRVDVMHIEYLLRRGQRQLELLRDVHTKQMGVFLKTKQEQLT; encoded by the coding sequence ATGGCCCGCCACAGCAAGCTCCAGCTGCAAGTTCTGAGCCTGTACCGAAACTTCCTCCGAGCCGCCAAGGACAAGCCGGGCTTTCTGCCTCGGATACGGGCCGAGTTCCGGAAGCATGGCCAGATCCCTCGGGTGGATGTCATGCATATTGAATACCTCCTTCGGCGTGGACAGAGGCAGCTGGAGCTGCTCAGAGATGTTCATACCAAGCAGATGGGCGTCTTcctcaaaacaaaacaggagcagTTGACTTAG